The genomic segment GAAATATGCtgattttctgtgaaacaactaaatgggcttttaaattgtaagtgtttttcattgcaaagcaGAACCAACTTTATTAAATGTAAGCAGTATAACGATTGTAATAgtgtgtgtccagcataaaatactttatttttaattcatcgCTTTAATAAAAATGAGTTGCTTGTTGTGATCTCGTTTGTAGGTTCTTcttataaatgaaaaatgaaggcttggctgATTTAAACATCTCTCGAATTTCACTCCCAGAATAGCAGTTGCAAACTAAACCGACACCTCCGCCGCTGTAGAGGGTGCAAACTGACAACACAAATTTTAATCACCTAGGAATTCCCTTGCATTGTTGTTTGTCTGGCCCCACCTCCTCCACACAAGATCCAGCGCATCCTGTGTACAGGACACtttattttcatgtgctttaACATTGTTCCTGCGCTGCTGCTGTAACTGAGCTATGCCAACACAGGGCTTCACTTATTTCCAGCTCACGAAGATCACGTGAGCAAAAGCATGCTGGACATTGGGAGGTGAATATCCAGTGACAACGTCCccacaactttttacacataactttaaatatattgcaaagtTCTTTtagaaatggctgctctagtTTAACTTCACTTTTTTAAACTGGTGTAACCCAGTGCAAGCCCCCACAGCTGCAATTCACATGCTTTAATCCACTCCTCCACCGAGCCACATGCCCTAGGGGGGTTGATGCGATACGTCCGGCACAGACCCCCTGCAATGTCAGGATGCAGATGCTTAAGAAAAGGCTGtatgactttccaaaaaagatgcatGTCGCAAGAGTGTGTGAGACGTAATTCTGACCTGTCGCACAGAGTCAGAGACCTTCGACTCCGACCCACAAATTAGGTTGCAGTCTGAAGTTTGAACCAACTTTAACCCTACAAGCAGTCCCTGTTACTTTCTTTCttgttcatattttccaggttccagtccagcagctGAAGTGAGGGCGGGCGGtggagaatatcctgactgtggGAAAGGTTTTACCCAGTTAgggcatttaaagaaaaaacagagaattcacacaggagagaaaccatatcgctgctctgaatgtgggaagagttttaaACTGTCAGgaaccctgaaaacacaccagcgaactcacacaggagataAACCGTATcgttgctctgactgtgggaagagttgcAGTCAGTCAGAAcaccttgtttcacaccagcgaactcacacaggagagaaaccatatcattgctctgactgtgggaagagtttcaatcactCAGaaaccctgaaaacacaccagcgaactcacacaggagagaaaccgtatcactgctctgactgtggaatgagtttcagtcagtctggacaccttgtttcacaccagcgaactcacacaggagagaaaccatatcattgctctgactgtgggaagagtttcaatcactcaggaaacctgaaaaaacaccagcgaactcacacaggagaaaaaccatatcattgctctgactgtgggaagagtttcaatcactCAGgaaccctgaaaacacaccagctaactcacacaggagagaaacagtatctctgctctgactgtgggaagagtttcaatcactCAGGAAACCTGgaaaaacaccagcgaactcacacaggagagaaaccgtatcactgctctgactgtgggaagagtttcaatcactCTGGAAACCTGGgaaaacaccagcgaactcacacaggagaaaaaccgtatcactgctctgactgtgggaagagtttcagtcactcaggaaacCTGAAAAAACATCAGCGAACTTTACACAAACTGTAAAGACAATGTTCAATGCGACTTTTCACTCATGAGGAAAAACCATAAGCTTTGCATTACGAGTCcctgtgtaattactgttttgtgtatcactcttaagagcatgcattttaaatggttaaattgcACTTCAACTCTCTTGCACTGTGATTGTTAGAAAGTGGGCGGTGACGCGGACACGTCACAAGAGGCTTCTCTGCTGTCAGTTTAACCCGGGCTGTCAGTGCAGTCAGTGCCTGGGAGCGGGAATAGGCAGAAAGGAAACTATTCTGCATCTCATCTGATGGACGAGTCAGGAGAAATCAATAACTCAGTGTGGGAAATGAGTTTcaggatttaacattttaaactttattaacttgaaaataaataaattgatgggAACGAGTATCCTGACCCTGCTATATAGCATCCCAGAGACAAAACTGCACCATGCGTACTGGGCAACAgcctagagcagtggttttcaaactttttaggccccgtacccctttccaaaaaatctagtctactGTGTACCCCCATctcagatagggtcataatatacctatgaaaacagaaaaataatgtattttctaattactaggtttaagtacttactgatgttaactgaatatatgtgtgtgtgtgtgtctatatatatatatattatatatatatatatatatatatatatatatatatatatatatatatatatatattataaataattagtggcttgcaaaagtattcagacccctgaccaattctctcatattatcgaattacaaatggtacattggaatttcgttctgtttgatattttatttttaaacttaccattgacctccacctATGAACCATTGAAGTTGCGGTCacattttctggagaaaaaccccactgttgaaggatcattggtaaggctgtgaatctgaaggaaaatgaagaccaaagagcattctacagaagttagagataaagtaatacaaatgcatagattagggaaaaggtgcaaaataatatccaagtgtttggatatcccagtgagcacagttggatcaataatcaggacatggaagctgcatcacaccacccaggcactgccaagaaatgaccgtccctcaaaactccgcgctcaaacaagaaggagacttgtgagagaagccatagagaggccaacaatcactttgaaggagctacagagttcaatggctgggagtggagtaatggtgcaccagtcaaccatatcaagagctctgcataacactggcctgtatgggagggtggcaagaaagaagcccttcctcaaaaagtagcatctgaaagcgcatctggagtttgccagaaagctgagtgtgacccagctgcaatgttggaaaaggttttgtggtcagatgagaccaagatagagctttttggccaaaactcaaagcgctatgtgtggcgcaaacctaacactgcccatgcctcaagacacaccatccctacagtgaagtatggtggtggcagcagcatgctgtggggatgcttctcatcagcagggactgggcatcttgttacaattgaaggaagaatggatggagaaaaatacaggaaatactgcaagagaatctgcttcagtccactaaaaaactgaagcttgggaggaaattcacctttcagcaggacaatgatcccaagcaagaacaaaaaggtgaatgtcctacagtggcccagtcaaagtcctgatctcaatcccattgagaatctgtggcactatttgaaaattgcggtcctcAAGCATtgttcaaccaacctgaacaacctggagcaaatctgccaagaggaatgaaatcactccgacactgtgtgcaaagctggtacatacttaccccaaaagacttaaagctgttattgcaacgaAAGGtaactctaccaaatattaatgtgtgggggttgaatacttatgcaagcaagatatttcacttttttatttttctcaaaaatgtttcccaacataaaaccaatgtcaccttacaagaattgattctgagtttcagtgttttaaaataaaatatcgaacagaacgaaatttcaatgtaccatttgtaattcagtaatatcagagaattggtcaggggtctgaatacttttacaagccactgtatatgtatatgtgtgtgtgtgtgtgtctatatatatatatatatatatatatatatatatatatatatataaattcttaCCTAACAATGTGgtggatgtgcctgctttttatcgcagatttcagtaaaactacaccctgattaataaacagtgcagcccctagacaagggtatcttattctgtattttaaaatgaacgaataggacttcaagttaaaaaaaaaaaattaagtgagtGTGGCGGagtttagtgttttatgttgtctgtagtgtgttagtgttggtgtttatttataaaatacacgggatataaatatgggttacgagcacaagtgtttaagatgtatatttgtatttaggcacgaggattgcacagcacttcacgtgcaggtaaagtAATATGCAAACatgtggaattgcactttattaattcacgtgcagttgtaccgagacgccaattgaatgattgattagcaatcgagtctcagtactgctgcataaaagctgcatgttttcactcacccggggttgtgtgttcgtgagtggaaaAGGAGAGAATACAAAGagaagtaaataattgatttcactcaccgtgtttgtttgtctattcattCACTTTTTGTTTAGCGTTAGtccgttgtgtttgtctgttttggccaacgctccattttcttttaaagtgtttttgtctgtttaaactttttattgtacaataaaacactggacgCCGTAGCGTCTCGGGTTCACCaccattcctcactgtttggagtctgtatttctggtctgatgtcaccactgcaagccatctgTGCACagtgagtcattaaaaaaaaataaaataaacaggactcgATTTGCTGACTCAGaagcacagggaaggaggaggggctagagttcagccaattactgttcatggaaaactgctgttaaactaatttaaataaaatacaattaaaactaaaaatgctatgtaaaattatttcaaaatccagaccaaacgagtccaaaaacaggttatgcttttgaaaacaaaactagtgttctaatttcaaacaaaatcagaaagcaattctcaacaaacaTCGTGCATTTCTTCCAACGAATGCAGACGTGTAGAGACAAAAAAGACGGggcattttaagaacataagaacataagaaagtttacaaacgagaggaggccatttggcccatcttgctcgtttggttgttagtagcttattgatcccaaaatctcatcaagcagcttcttgaaggatcccagggtgtcagcttcaacaacattactagggagttgattccagaccctcacaattctctgtgtaaaaaagtgcctcctattttctgttctgaatgcccctttgtctaatctccatttgtgacccctggtccttgtttctttttcaggctgaaaaagtcccttgggtcgacactgtcaataccttttagaattttgaatgcttgaattaggtcgccacgtagtcttctttgttcaagactgaacagattcaattcttttagcctgtctgcatatgacatgccttttaagcctggaataattctggtcgctcttctttgcactctttctagagcagcaatatcttttttatagcgaggtgaccagaactgcacacaatattcaagatgaggtcttactagtgcattgtacagttttaacattacttcccttgatttaaattcaacacttttcacaatgtatccgagcatctggttagccttttttataacttccccacattgtctagatgaagacatttctgagtcaacaaaaactcctaggtctttttcatagattccttctccaatttcagtatctcccatatgatatttataatgtacatttttatttcctgcgtgcagtaccttacacttttctctattaaatgtcatttgccatgtgtctgcccagttctgaatcttgtctagatcattttgaatgacctttgctgctgcaacagtgtttgccactcctcctacttttgtgtcgtctgcaaatttaacaagtttgcttactataccagaatctaaatcgttaatgtagattaggaatagcagaggacctaatactgatccctgtggtacaccgctggttaccacactccattctgaggtttttcctctaatcagtactttctgttttctacatgttaaccactccctaatccatgtacatgtgtttccttgaattccaactgcgttcagtttgagaattaatcttttgtgcgggactttgtcaaaagctttctggaaatctaaataaaccatgtcatatgctttgcaattatccattatcgatgttgcatcctcaaaaaaatcaagcaagttagttaggcacgatctccctttcctaaaaccatgttgactgtctcccagtaccctgttaccatataggtaattttccattttggatcttattatagtttccataagtttgcatataatagaagtcaggcttactggtctgtagttacctggttcagttttgtttccctttttgtggatcggtattacgtttgcaattttccagtctgtcggtaccacctctgtgtcaagagactgctgcatgatcttggttagcggtttgtaaattacttctttcatttctttgagtactactgggaggatctcatccggcccaggggatttgtttattttaagagctcctagtccctttaacacttctgcctcagttatgctaaagttatttaaaactggataggaactggatgacatgtggggcatgttgtcagtatcttcctttgtaaaaacttgtgaaaagtaatcatttaacatatttgctatttttttttcttcctctacgattttgccatttgtatctcttaaacatttaatctcctctttgaatgttctcttgctgttgtaatattggaaaaacattttggaattggttttagctcccttagcaatgttcatttctatttctctcttggcctttctaacttcctttttgacttgcgtttgcagttctgtgtactctttctgcgtactttctttttggtccttttttaatgctctgtaaagtgccttttttcgctgaatattttttttaattgatctattaaaccattttggcaatttagttttacatttagatttgtctactttagggatgtaattgttttgcgcctctagtactacatttttgaagaacaaccatccttcttctgtgggtgttttctctattttactccaatctacttctgttagtctctgtttcatgccttcatagtttgcttttctaaaattgtaaaccttagctttagtcatttcttttggggatttaaaaaacacttcaaatgagaccatgttgtggtctgagtttgccagtggttctctgacctctgttttagttattctatcttcgttatttgaaaagactaaatcaaggcatgcctcccctctagtgggtgccttgacaaattgtgttaggaagcagtcatttgtcatttccaccatttctatttcatccttcgcgatacccaccgggttttcccattttatttgggggaagttgaaatcccccattagtatggcttctcctttgctacacacatttctaatgtcattgtataacagattattgtgctcaccgtctgaatctggcggtctatagcatgctcctattattatgccttttgaatttttgtctgttattctgacccatattgattcggttttattttctttgtccaggtttaacacctgggcttcaagactgtttcttatgtatagcgctacccctcctcctcttctgtcctgcctgtctttcctatacagtgtatacccacaaatattatattcgtccccatcactctcagataaccacgtttctgtaacacctatcacatcataaggagattcaacattgttaacactatgtaacacaatttttgttcctgggtagtaagtgttatttcctaattgcttatgcatcaaaagtatagaaaatggctatgattccccacaaactttgcttttgtgaccaggacagtgatattttggaatttacctatttccaatgagaaaactggcaaatttgtgtcttttcgttcacataaagtcaggaaaaaacaacatatgaatccaaattaacatgtatttatactaaagtaatacaaagatgaccacaaaagatttagaagtgagtagttttttgagatttacaattatactgtaaatttaaagttgttaaagttttgatttggtttgGGCGTAagcgtttttatttttgttttaaataacgtTGCATTCTTTTTGCTATTTGCACTGTTGTTCATTTCAGTCTTttgtcaataaaaaacaaaacgaaaaaacatcttttaatttAGAATCGATTTATTAAAGAAGTGCAGAGAAGACAGGGTAAAAATGAAAGCAATGTGCAAATTCCAACACGGACTCGCATTGAAGTTGAATGCAAGTTTCTAACAATGGCTACCTCATTGCTTAGGGGTTTAGAACAATTTCAGGCAATAGAAATATAAATGCACATTTCTAACACATTTATACACACATAACAGTTATATGCACATTTATATCATGCTTAAAgaagttaaaaaacaaatccaagttgggtagatggtttttttttttttttttttttttttgaagaggagCCAATCTGACCAGCGTCTTCAGAATGGATGGGTTCCTGACCTTGCTGACTGACTCCCACTTTCAACTGCTgctttgttggttttatttttgtgaattacggtaatttaagtgatttacattagtatTTCTTCTTTTGAGCTTTTATTTGATAGCTTGCATGATGTATACCTTGATAATCAGGataccacagtatattttttaCGGTTATTGTactgtgcaaattttataccgtcccatccttagttaagtaggttgtgtaaatcaatgggaaaaaaaaatcccatttaaatgcatcaagatttcaggctgtaacacaacaaactgtgaaaatgtccaggtggggaggtgaatacttactataggaactgtacacaccccacacacacacacacacacaagcaatatGACATGACAGGGTGATGGATTTGCCTTCAGACCCTGGAAGTTATTccaaaaaggctaacaagatactcggatacattgtgaaaagtgttgaatttaaatcaagggaagtaatgttaaaactgtacaatgcacttgtaagacctcatcttgaatattgtgtgcagttctggtcaccacgctataaaaaagatattgctgctctagaaagagtgcaaagaagagcgaccagaattattccgggcttaaaaggcatgtcatatgcagacaggctaaaagaattgaatctgttcagtcttgaacaaagaagactacgtggcgacctaattcaagcattcaaaattctaaaaggtattgacagtgtcgacgcaagggactttttcagcctgaaaaaagaaacaaggaccaggggtcacaaatggagtttagaaaaaggggcattcagaacagaaaataggagacacttttttacacagagaattgtgagggtctggaatcaactccccagtaatgttgttgaagctgacaccctgggatccttcaagaagctgcttgatgagattttgggatcaataagctactaacaaccaaacgagcaagatgggccgaatggcctcctctcgtttgtaaactttcttatgttcttatgttcttactgcaTCCCACACCCAGGAGGGGAGAGTCTTATTGCGCTTATTAAATgggttcattttttaattttttttttttttataaatgatatatacattttttaaaattttatttcaaattaaatagaaatgtgttgtgTTCAATATATTACTAAGCTAGGGACAATAGTCCCGTTacataagatttatttatttatttactagcaATGATGTATGTGTATGCAGTGCGTGTCCATTAAGAGAGCCCTTAAGTCAGCTCTATCATGCAAGATAACATCGTGATAATGAAAGTCATTCATGGAAAACAAATGTGATTTTCCTGTCATTCACACCCCCCCCAACCCGACTAGGTGGCAGTAGCAGGTTCCCTAATGACGGCATATAATGGCGGCCTTCTCTGTCAGTCAGCACTCCTGTGTTGTTTTGCAGTAGCGGCTGCTCCAGCGAGTCTGCGTGATTTGCAAATGCAAAATATGCACACAAACTGGACAACTGATTTTTATATCAGTAACAAGCAAGGTTTGACAATACGTTTTAATATAAGGGTACGCAACTTCTGAAGTGTGTGAAACTTGTGACAGTCATTACAACAGTAAACCCCTGCGGATTGCAGAATACAACAGAATTGACACCACTGGGGGCAGCGATAtagattaaacaaataacacaaaccaaCCAGAGGGAATTGTTCATTCTAAACGTTAAAAACATAGACATGTTAATGGTTTGATAATGTTTGCAGTGTCAACCCCCCCCCCgtcaacccccccccaaaaaaaaggtaTTCCCGCCGAACTTAAACATACCTGGGTTAATTTTACAGGAAAGGTGCCAAATACAACTAGATCATAAATCCTCTGCatttctaaatttattttttgaaaaaaactactttttatttcttaacCTGACTGGAGTTAAGAATGACAAGGAAAATAAAGACATGAATAATTAGACCTGTTTTGAATTTTCTGTGTGTCAGATCTCCAGTAGGGTAGTGTTTAGTTCATAACTGGACCAGCTTGCAGTATCACTGGGGagaatatcattttgtagtttctttgattacatgatgatgGTAAACAGAAAGCACACTGAAATATACTGGTGTCTGACAAAGTCAGGGCTCATACAGGACTTCAATGGCTTCCAGTGAAAAGGATATCATTGTATGGAACAGCGGTCTTCTACTGcctctcttgctgctgctgctcctattggtcctgctgctgctgctgctcctatTGGTCCTGGTACTACTCCTGCTGCTGCTCCTACTCTTGCTGATGCTAGCATTATTGATTCATTTGTAATTGAAtagtttcattttctgtttttcagcctGCTCGTACATCTGGTTGGTGTAGCATGTGCCTCCATTCGCTGCCACCATTGCCTGTATTTTCTCCAGCAGCTCAGTGACCTGGGTGCGATCGCACCTGCTGTTGAAGGCGTGATACCATCCCCATACTTTGCAATAACCTTCTTGAGGTTCTGATGACCTCTCTGAATGTATTCCTCAATCATCTCATTATCTTCCAGATTGTCTCTGTTGGTGAAGAGTACCTCGCAGCTTCCTCACCAAGTCTTCAGGATTAGATTCACTGTTTTTGAATCGCCCTCTGTGAATCGACCCAACTTTAGCACAATGAGAAATGCATGGAGGCCCGGGAAGACATAGAAATGCACTTCCCAATCTCATGTAAACGTTCTGTGTCGATGTACTCCCTGCAATACAAGCCGGGAGTGTCGACCACAGCAACGCTTCTCCCATCAACTTCTCCTTTCATCTTCTCACACACTCTCATAATTGAACAGTCGTAGGCAATGTGAAACTTCTTTGAGCCCAGGATAGTGTTTCCTGCTGCACTCTTCCCATTCCCACATTTTCCAAGCAGCACCATCCTTACCTCAGGAGCATTTCCTCGGAcactgaagaaagaaaaagaaagcagttgagaacacaaatgaaaacaatgttgTGTTGCCATTGTGAACTCCTAGTAACATTGTTCTACAGAGTTCCTCTATTTTACAATAATATGATGCAGTTGTGATGATTGTAAAGAGGAGCTGCTGCTttatatatctgaaacaaaaaaaacaccaagttatcaaaagtacaAAAGTGCCCAGCTATTTAAAGGAGAGAGAtcacaactaatctgataacattaAAATCTACTTAAACATTCTTTTctacgctggtctagagacaagcaaagTCATGTCTTTGACAGGAcacaatactacacggactattcaacaagtGTACATGTCCAGAtcaattataataagaaagagcaagaccccaataaatatactgtatatgtttagcaataataataattttaataataataataaagttttccctaagtgtatgtcatttttctattctaattatgttagggactattttcctcagcggaatgttaactggtgaaatatcagaagttcaaggtaaatataagttttttttaaagagaaaatgaataaatcaattgttttctaattgtgacagagccctctcgatgcggctctaccgtgtggtagatgaccttgactttcgctCCAGTCGTGGTCAtttaccacacggtagagccgcATCGATGGGCTctacgcatatatatatatatatatatatatatatatatatataaataaaaaacaggtgattccagctggattattaatattattcattgttgttgttaatgtatgtatGAAAATCCACATTTTTACGAGGCACAAATTTTGCAAAGGGATTGCGCATTGCTTCGGATATCCTGGCCTACATCCCAAAAGCGTGTCAATTATTCATATTTCATTCattaaagaaagtaaaaacaGGTACGCTGACGTGTTTCAACATGTCGTCTTCATCAGAGTGTATTGAAAGCAGGATTCAATAGATCTATTAAATGCACCCGGTACTCATTGTCATTTAAC from the Polyodon spathula isolate WHYD16114869_AA chromosome 28, ASM1765450v1, whole genome shotgun sequence genome contains:
- the LOC121301958 gene encoding zinc finger protein 180-like, which encodes MEPGKEESEDFKPNISELEPVRLRECSVVLERICVREQGAGEEGFPNSLQGVGTEDRRSHSECNLTGSSPAAEVRAGGGEYPDCGKGFTQLGHLKKKQRIHTGEKPYRCSECGKSFKLSGTLKTHQRTHTGDKPYRCSDCGKSCSQSEHLVSHQRTHTGEKPYHCSDCGKSFNHSETLKTHQRTHTGEKPYHCSDCGMSFSQSGHLVSHQRTHTGEKPYHCSDCGKSFNHSGNLKKHQRTHTGEKPYHCSDCGKSFNHSGTLKTHQLTHTGEKQYLCSDCGKSFNHSGNLEKHQRTHTGEKPYHCSDCGKSFNHSGNLGKHQRTHTGEKPYHCSDCGKSFSHSGNLKKHQRTLHKL